The following proteins are co-located in the Sphingobacteriia bacterium genome:
- a CDS encoding DUF3576 domain-containing protein: MKKYILIACLALVMSSCESGNVKHSYPKTAQEKREEEMGRILGDEGVVLAGKKRKVESVGITVNSYLWRAALEAASELPIQIVDPFSGVITTDWYQVTLNDNERFKLSIVITSDVLRADAVKVNVFKQYILKGQWTDAPSNKAMVREIEDRILTRARQLKITSE, encoded by the coding sequence ATGAAGAAATATATTTTAATTGCATGTCTTGCGCTTGTAATGAGCTCGTGTGAAAGCGGAAATGTAAAGCATAGCTATCCTAAAACGGCTCAGGAAAAAAGAGAAGAGGAAATGGGAAGAATTCTAGGAGATGAAGGAGTTGTTCTTGCTGGTAAAAAAAGAAAAGTCGAATCGGTTGGTATTACTGTAAATAGTTATTTATGGAGAGCGGCTTTAGAAGCTGCAAGTGAACTTCCAATTCAAATAGTTGATCCTTTTTCAGGCGTTATAACAACTGATTGGTACCAAGTTACTTTAAATGATAATGAACGTTTTAAATTAAGCATTGTTATTACAAGCGATGTTTTAAGAGCTGATGCAGTAAAAGTAAATGTATTTAAGCAATATATATTAAAAGGGCAGTGGACTGATGCTCCGAGTAATAAAGCTATGGTAAGAGAAATTGAAGACCGTATTTTAACAAGAGCAAGGCAGTTAAAAATTACTAGTGAATAA
- a CDS encoding leucine--tRNA ligase yields MQDYDHKNIESKWQKIWDEKQIFKSKTDKSKKKYYVLEMFPYPSGKIHMGHLRNYTLGDVVARYKKMEGFNVLHPMGWDAFGLPAENAAIERKTHPAKWTYQNIENMRAELKKIGFSYDWSREIASCSSNYYKHEQKIFLDFYKNGLAYRKEAEVNWDPVDNTVLANEQVIDGRGWRSGAVVERKKLTQWFLKITDFAEDLLNELKNLPNWPEHVRLMQEKWIGKVNRISLHFPIPKLNRELEVHTSRPDALFGATFVAIAPDHPLAEELAANDHQLALFIKECKQGGTAEEVIEKAEKKGYKTTLEAIHPLDENIKLPVYVANYILSSYGAGAIYGCPGDDERDRELATKYNIPIVEIIDEEGKLINSSFLNGMSPEEAIPHMTDYLVKNNLGKQVTNYRLRDWGVSRQRYWGCPIPVIYCDACGVVPVPEKDLPVEIPEDVSFEKPGNPLVHHPTWSKVKCPECNKDARRETDTFDTFFESSWYFGRFCNPDVNDPISKEDCDYWMSVDQYIGGVEHAVLHLLYARFFTKAMNKCGYWNVKEPFSALLTQGMVCHETYKDQDGKWLYPEEVIIENGKARHKDTGQDVIIGRIEKMSKSRRNTVDPEHILMNFGADTARLFMLSDSPPEKDLIWSESGIDGAYRYLKRLYSFAVKLQGYKKENELDINDKDVSKIITSCHKLIHNITKDLKEFNFNRSVARLREYSNLLFEYEFDKASPKVKDAIFDGFSNFVKLLSPLVPHIAEEIWQIFGFNSVLTEESWPIAKEEYLVEDIVTLAVQVNGKLRATIDIKKDLPKEEIEKQALSQENVVKHVEGKEPKKIIIVPNKIVNIVI; encoded by the coding sequence ATGCAAGACTATGACCATAAGAATATTGAATCAAAATGGCAGAAAATCTGGGATGAAAAACAGATTTTTAAAAGTAAAACCGATAAATCTAAAAAGAAATATTATGTTTTAGAAATGTTTCCTTACCCTTCAGGAAAAATTCACATGGGGCATTTGAGAAATTACACCTTAGGCGATGTTGTTGCTCGTTATAAAAAAATGGAAGGGTTTAATGTCTTACACCCGATGGGATGGGATGCTTTTGGTTTACCTGCTGAAAATGCTGCTATTGAACGTAAAACTCATCCAGCAAAATGGACTTATCAAAATATCGAGAATATGCGTGCAGAATTAAAGAAAATTGGATTTTCGTACGATTGGTCACGTGAGATTGCTTCTTGTTCTTCAAATTACTATAAACATGAACAAAAAATATTTTTAGATTTTTATAAAAACGGCCTTGCATATAGAAAAGAAGCCGAGGTTAACTGGGATCCTGTTGATAATACTGTTCTTGCAAATGAGCAGGTAATTGATGGGCGTGGTTGGAGATCTGGAGCGGTTGTTGAGCGTAAAAAACTTACTCAATGGTTTTTAAAAATTACAGATTTTGCTGAAGATTTATTAAATGAATTAAAAAATCTTCCAAACTGGCCTGAACATGTAAGGCTTATGCAAGAAAAATGGATTGGTAAGGTAAATAGAATTTCTTTACATTTTCCTATACCTAAATTAAATCGTGAGCTTGAAGTTCATACAAGTCGCCCTGATGCACTTTTCGGTGCAACTTTTGTTGCTATTGCGCCAGATCATCCGTTAGCTGAAGAGCTTGCAGCAAATGACCATCAACTAGCTTTATTTATCAAGGAATGTAAGCAAGGTGGGACAGCAGAAGAGGTGATTGAGAAAGCTGAAAAGAAAGGTTATAAAACTACTTTAGAAGCAATTCACCCATTAGATGAAAATATCAAATTACCAGTTTATGTTGCTAATTATATTTTATCATCATATGGAGCAGGAGCAATTTATGGATGTCCTGGTGATGATGAAAGAGATAGAGAACTTGCGACTAAATATAATATTCCTATAGTTGAAATAATTGATGAAGAAGGAAAGCTAATTAATTCAAGCTTTTTAAATGGTATGTCGCCTGAAGAAGCCATTCCTCATATGACAGATTATTTAGTAAAAAATAATCTTGGTAAGCAAGTTACTAATTATCGTTTAAGAGATTGGGGTGTGTCACGTCAAAGATATTGGGGTTGCCCAATTCCAGTTATATATTGTGATGCGTGCGGCGTGGTTCCAGTACCTGAAAAAGATTTACCTGTTGAGATTCCTGAAGATGTAAGTTTTGAAAAACCAGGTAACCCGCTTGTTCATCATCCAACATGGTCAAAAGTTAAATGCCCTGAATGTAATAAAGATGCAAGAAGGGAAACGGATACTTTCGATACTTTCTTTGAATCATCTTGGTATTTTGGCAGATTTTGTAATCCAGACGTTAATGATCCGATAAGTAAAGAAGATTGCGATTATTGGATGTCTGTTGATCAATATATTGGTGGTGTTGAACATGCAGTACTACATTTACTTTATGCTCGCTTCTTTACGAAAGCAATGAATAAATGTGGATATTGGAATGTAAAAGAGCCATTTTCTGCTCTTCTTACTCAAGGAATGGTATGTCATGAAACGTATAAAGACCAAGACGGAAAATGGTTGTACCCAGAAGAAGTTATTATTGAAAACGGTAAAGCGCGTCATAAAGATACAGGCCAAGATGTAATTATTGGACGTATTGAAAAAATGAGTAAATCAAGGCGTAATACGGTGGACCCTGAACATATTTTAATGAATTTTGGTGCTGATACTGCAAGGCTATTTATGCTTTCTGATAGCCCGCCAGAAAAAGATTTAATTTGGAGTGAAAGTGGAATTGATGGGGCATATAGATATTTAAAACGTCTTTACTCTTTTGCTGTTAAATTACAAGGCTATAAAAAAGAAAATGAGCTTGATATCAATGATAAAGATGTGAGTAAAATAATTACTTCTTGTCATAAATTAATCCATAATATTACTAAAGATCTTAAGGAATTTAATTTTAACAGGTCGGTTGCAAGACTTAGAGAATATAGTAATTTATTATTTGAATACGAATTTGATAAAGCTTCTCCTAAAGTTAAAGATGCAATTTTTGATGGCTTTAGTAACTTTGTTAAACTTCTTTCTCCATTAGTTCCACATATTGCTGAAGAAATTTGGCAAATATTTGGCTTTAATTCTGTTCTTACAGAAGAATCTTGGCCAATTGCTAAAGAAGAATATTTGGTTGAAGATATTGTAACGCTTGCAGTGCAAGTAAATGGAAAACTTAGAGCAACCATTGATATTAAAAAAGATTTACCAAAAGAAGAGATTGAAAAGCAAGCTCTTTCGCAAGAAAATGTTGTAAAACATGTAGAGGGTAAAGAACCAAAGAAAATTATTATTGTACCTAATAAAATTGTTAATATTGTAATTTAA